The DNA region CGTTCTCGGCGACCACGGCGGCCACCTCCGCGGCGAAGCCGTACCGGGACCAGCTGGTGTCGGCGACGACGAGCCGGCCGGTCTTGGCCACGGAGGAGCAGATGATGTCGTCGTCCAGCGGCCGCAGGCTGCGCACGTCGACGACCTCGACGCTGATCCCGCGCAATGCGAGCTGCTCGGCGGCGCGTTCGGCCTCGTGGACCATGAGGGAGGCCGCGACCACGGTGACGTCCTGGCCGGGGCGGGCGATCCGTCCCACGCCGAAGGGGATCGGGACGGCCTCGGTGGGCACCTCGCCGGTGAGCGAGTACAGATTGCGGTTCTCGATCAGCACCACCGGGGTGTCCCCGGTCAGGGCCTGGACCAGCAGGCCCTTGGCGTCGGCCGGCGAGGCCGGGGTGGCCACGTGCAGGCCCGGGTAGTGCGCGAAGGTGGCGTGCGGGCTCTGCGAGTGGGTGGCGCCCTGGCCCCAGCCACGGCCGACCACGCCGCGGGTGACCACCGGGACACCGCCCTTGTCGCCGCCGTAGGTGTAGCGCCACTTGGCCGCCAGGTTCACCAGCGGATCGAGGGCCAGGAACATGAAGTCGGCACGGATGTGCACCAGCAGCGGGCGGAAGCCGGCCGCGGCCGCCCCGATGGCGAAGCCCGCGGTGGCGTTCTCCGCGTTGGGCATGTCGATCACCCGGCCGGCGCCGAACCTGGCGAACGCCTCCTTGGTGGTCCCGAACGTGCCGTTGACGTCGTCCACGCCTTCGCCGGCGACGAAGATCCGATCGTCCTGCAGCATGCACTGGACGGTGGCCTCGCTGATGGCCTGCCCGTAGGTCAGCTTGCGCATGTGTGGTGTCTCCTTCTCCCGTCGGGTGTCGACGGTCAGCGGGCCAGGGGCAGGTAGGCGCCGTCGAGCAGGCCGTCGACCGAGGGGAACGGCAGTGCCTTGGCCCGGTCCACCGACTGGTGGATCTCCCGCTCGAACCGGGTGCGCCAGTCGGCCACCGCGGCGTCGATGTCCGGCTCCTCGGCGCGCAGCGCTGCCGTGGCGCGCACGATCGGGCACTGGGCCGTCCACTCGTCGATCTCCTCCTTGGACCGGTACCCGTAGTCGTGGTCCCAGTCGGGGCCGACGTGGGCGCGCCAGCGGTAGGTCGACAACTCCAGCAGGAACGGTCCGTGGCCCTCGCGCGCGTGCGCCACCGCCCGCTGCGCCGCGGCGTGGACGGCGAACACGTCGTTGCCGTCGACCAGTTCGGACGGCACTCCGGCCGCCTCGGAGCGGCCGGTGATCGACGTGCCGGCGGGCTGCCTGGCCGACAGCGGCGAGCAGGCCGAGTACAGGTTGTTCTCGCAGACGAACACCACCGGGGTCTTGTGTACGGCCGCGAAGTTGAGCGACTCGGCGAAGACCCCCTCCTCGGTGGCCCCGTCGCCGAAGTACGTCAGGGCGACCCGGGCCTCGCCGTTGCGGGCGAACGCCCAGGCGGTGCCCACGGCCACCGGGATCATCTCCCCGAGGATCGCGGCCGAGCCGGCGAAACCCGCCGCCTGGTCGATCACGTGCATCGAGCCGCCCCGGCCGTGGGCGCAGCCGTCCTGCCGGCCGTAGAGCTCGGCGACCAGCGCGTCCAGATCGCCGCCCTTGGCGAGGTACGGAGCGTGGGAACGGTGACTGGTGTACACCCAGTCCTGCGGAGTCGTGGCCGCGCACACTCCGACCGCGCTGGCCTCCTGGCCGATGGAGAAGTGCACGGGCGTGCGGATCTCCTGCTCGTCGCGGTAGTAGTCGGCCAGCGTCTCCTCCACGACACGAATCCGTACCATGTCGCGAACCAGTCGGGCACGATCAGACACCATGGTTGAAGTCCCAGTCCCTGAGTAGACGAAGTGCGACGGCCGCGGTCCACCACGCCGTCGTTGCGCGTGAGGTCCTCCTGCGCGGTCCGCCCGGCCCGGTCGGCCGTCGTTGCGGGCCGCGCTGCCACAGCGGGATCGCGGCACCCGGCCTCCGGCGGTCCTCGCCGTCCGGGTACCGGTGCCACACGATCGGTCCGTCGCTCGGCCAGTATTGCGGCACTCGATGGAGAGCCGGTTGATTCGTGCTGAGTCGGCCCGAACATCCGGGTGCCGACGGGCCGTTCGGGGGCGGTGGGCCGGCGGCCGCGCGGGGCGGTTCAGCACCGCTCGATCGGTGCTCAGCCGCCCGGGCCGAGGATGTACGGGGAGCGGTGGGCCGAGTCCTGCCGCCGCCCGATTGAGCGCCTGGACCAGGAGGATTTCCGCTCGTGCTGCTCACCGACCCCGGACTGGGGCGCCGAATCCAGCTGCAACAAGGCCTTGTCTGGCTCGCGGCAGCCCAGGGAGACCCCTGCGCGGCTCTGCTGCGCGGGCTCGACACCGATCCGCGCGAGTACTGGCGCCGGCTCACCGAACGGCCGCTCGGCCGCAGCGCCACCGGCGCCTGGGTGACGGCGCGGCACGCCGTGGCGAGCCGGGCGGCCGCCGAGCCGGCCCTGTGCGAACGCCCGCTCCTGGACGGCTTCGGCCCGAGCGCCGCGGACGGCGCGCCGCAGGACCAGGTGCCCGCCGACGGCGGCGACGACCCGGTGTTCGACGTCGAACAGGCCTGGCGCCGCGCGCTGGCGGCCGTCCCCGCCGCCACCGGCGGGGACGGCGGGTGGGACGTGGTGGCCGTCGCGCGTGCCGCCGCCGTCGAGGCGCTGGCCCTGGCCTGGGGCCTGGACGCCGACGGACGGCTGGAGTTGAGCGCGGCGGTCGAGCTGACCGACGGGCTGCTCGACGCCTCGTGCTATCCGCAGAACCTGGCCGACACCCGGCGCATCGCCCGCGGCGTGACCGCCCTGCGGGCCCTGCCGGCGGTCGGTGGGTCCGAGGAGCGGCTGCTGCTGGCGGCGGTCGGCGTGCGGATGGCGACCGACCTGGTGGTCAACACCCTGGTGCGGTACCCCGAGGCGACGCCCCGGCAGGATCTGGAGGCCCTGTGGGAGCGGCTGCGCGCCGAGCCGGGAGGGGCGGCGCGGGCGGTGGCGGAGACGCTGCGCTGGGCCGGCCCGGTGCAGCTGCGCACCCTCGTCGCGCAGGCGCCGTGCGAGCTCGCCGGACAGCGGATCGAACCGGGGGAGGAGGTGGTGATCCTGCTCGGAGCCGCCAACCGCGACGCCGAGGCGTTCACCGACCCCGACCGGTACGACCCCGACCGGTTCGCGGCGGCCGCCCCCGACCGGTCCGATCCCGTCGAGGCGGCGCGAGCCGCGCAGGTCGTGCTGCCCGGTGCGCCGAGCACCCGGGTGCTGTCCTTCGCTGCGGCGAGCGCGCGGGAGGGGCTGAGCCGGCTCGCCGTCCTGCGCCCGCGGCCGAACGGGACCGAGGCGCCGGCGCGGCGCGCGGCCGCCCCGGTGTCCCGGTCGCTGCTCGCCTTCGCCGCCCGCACACCCCTGAGCTGAGCCAGGAGAAGACATGAAGATCCTCTTCGTGAGCATGCCTCACCCCACGCACTTCCACCCGATGGTGTCGCTGGCCTGGGCGCTGCGCTCGGCCGGTCACGAGGTCCGGGTGGCCGGTCACCCGGACCTCACGGACACGGCCACCGGCGCCGGGCTGACCATGGTGCCCGCCGGGAAGCCCGGCTGGTACCGCGACGACCCCTACGAGCCCGACCTGTACGGGCAGTTGATGGGCCGAGGCGCCTCCGACTTCCTGCGCACCTTCGACTGGTCCTGGACCGACGAGCGGGCCTGGAGCTGGGAGGGCCTGCTGGGGCAGGAGAAGATCCTGGTCTCCGCGCTGCTCGCCGGCATCAGCAACGACCCGTTCCTCGACGACGTGATGGACTACGCCCGCCACTGGCAGCCCGACCTGGTGATCTGGGAACAGCTCACGATGGGCGGCGCGGTGGTGGCCGAGGCCCTCGGCATCCCGCACGCGCGCTTCCTCTACGGCCTGGACTTCCTCGGCCGCGCCCGGGAGGAGTTCCTGCGGCTGTACCAGCAGCGACACCCCGACCAGCGCGAGGACCCGACCCGCGAGTGGCTGGAGGAGGCGGTGGGCCGCTTCGGCGGGACCTGGAGCGAGCGGCTGCGGGTCGGCGGTTTCACCATCGCCACCACCGTCCCGGGCACCGAGTTGGAGGTCGGCTTCGACACCATCGGCATGCGCTACGTGCCCTACAACGGGCGATGCGTGGTGCCGGAGTGGCTGCGCGAGCCCACCGACCGCCGTCGGGTCTGTCTGACGCTCGGCACGTCCAACGAGATCGAGAACACCGGCACCACGGTGGGCGAGATCTTGCGGGGGTTGGCCGACCTCGACGTGGAGGTGGTCGTCACCCTCGGCGCCGAGGAGGCGGCCAAGATGGGCGAACTGCCGGCGAACGCGCGGCCCGTGGGCTTCGTGCCGCTGCACGACCTGCTGCCCACCTGTCAGGCGATCGTGCACCACGGTGGCTTCGGTTCGCGCCTGACCTCCGCCTACCACGGGGTGCCGCAGCTCATCCTCGGCCACGGCTACGACACCATGCTGGCCGGGCAGCGGCAGGAGAAGCTGGGCGGCGGACTGTGCCTGCCGGCCGACAGCGCCACTCCGCAGGAGATCCGGGACTGCGTGGCCCGCCTGGTGGACGATCCGGCGCTGGCCGCCGGCGCCGCGCTGATCCGGGCCGACCTGCTGGCGCAGCCCTCGCCGGCCGAGGTGGTGCCGATGCTGGAACGCGTCGTTGCCGAGTGGGGCCGGTGAGCGCGGCATGACCGTCGATCAGCACGGGACGGCCGCCACCGCCGAGGCTCCGGGGGCGGCACGTCCGGGCGGAGCCGGCGTCCGTGAGCTGGGCGTCGCGGGCGCCTTCGAGTTCACTCCCACCGTGTTCCCCGACGACCGCGGGCTGTTCGTGGACTCCTTCCGGCTGGCGGCCTTCGAGGAGGCGGTCGGCCACCCGTTCCCGGTCGTCCAGACCAGCCAGAGCCGCTCGCGCCGGGGCGTGGTCCGCGGAGTGCACTACACCGCGACACCGCCCGGCATGGCCAAGTTCGTGCACTGCACCGGCGGGCGGGCGCTGGACTTCGTGGTGGACCTGCGGGTCGGATCGCCGACCTTCGGCAGCTGGGACAGCGTCGTGCTCGGCGGGGAGGAACTGCGGTCGGTCTACGTGCCGGTCGGCGTGGGGCACGCGTTCGTGGCGCTGGAGGACGCCACCACGATGGTCTACCTGATGTCGGGCGGATACGTGCCCGCCAACGAGCTCGCGGTCTCCCCGCTGGATCCGGACCTGGCACTGCCGTACGACCAGGGCGTGGCGCCGGTCCTGTCCGAGCGGGACCGGGCGGCCCCGACCCTGGCGCAGGCCGTCCGCCTGGGACTCCTGCCGGACTACCGCACCAGCCTCGAACTCGACGAGGCGCTCTGAGGAGCCCCGCACCGTGCCCGGGGGCCGGCCCGCGCGCTGCCGCGCGAGCCGGCCCCCGGGCACGGTCCGTTCAGCCGGCCGCGGGTGCGGCGAGCAGGCTCCGCAGACAGGCCAGCAGGCCGCGCGCCTCCACGTTGAGGTAGTAGCTGTGCCGCAGCAGTTCGGTGAGCTGGCGCACCGTCAGCCACCGGTGGTCCGGGTGCTCCGCCGACCAGTCCGGCTCCGCCTCGACGATCAGGTAGCGGTTGCGGGTGTGGTAGAACCGTCCGCCCTCCTCCGAGAGCGTGGTGTCGAAGCGGACCCGCCGCGGGTCGGCGCCGAGCACCTCGTCGAGGAAGCGCGGGCGGGCCTCGGCGGGCAGGTGGGCGTAGTTCTGCGGGGTGCACTGGACGGTGGGGGCCAGTTCGATGACGTCGTTGTGCCCGGCCTCGGCCCTCGCCTGGACCAGGACGTGCAGGACGCCGTCGATCTCCCGGACCAGGAAGGCGATCACGCCGGGTCCGGTCGCGGCGATCAACGGCTGGGTCCACTCGTCCACCTCGCGGCCCCGGGCCCTGACCCGCACGCCCATGACGTCGAAGAACGCACCGGTCCGGTGGCTGATCCGGCCCTCGGCCGACTGCCACTCGTCGACCTGGCGGAGCGGCACCAGTCGGGCCCGCAGGTCCGTGGTGCTGCGGGCCTCGGTGACCCAGTGGGCGATCTCCGCGCCGGTGTGGCGGCCCTCGTCGGGGCCGGCCGCGCAGGACCGCAGCAGCGCGGAGCCGAACGCGTCCCCGGGGGAGCCGACGGTCTCGGTGCCGGGTCCGGCCAGTGGCAGGCAGGCCAGCGCGGCGCGCGAGTCCATGTTCACCAGGTCGTCCACGGCGAGCAGTTCGTGGAGCTGGCCGAGCGTCAGCCAGGTGAAGCCCTCGCGCACCGCGACCGGCTCGCGCACCTCGACGATCATGTTGCGGTTGCGCTTGCGGTAGAACCACGCGCCCTGCTCGGACTGGCGTACGTCCGCCAGCAGGGTGTGCCGCGCCGCGTCGCGGAAGTACTCCACGTACGGGACGTCGCGGCCCCGGTGGGCGCGGGTGAAGTTGCTGCGGGTGGCCTGCACGGTGGGTGACAGCTGGGGCCCGTCGCAGTTGCCGGGTTCGACCTTCGCCTGCATCAGGAAGTGCGGGACGCCGTCGAACTCGCTCATCAGGATGCCCAGGATGCCGGTCTCCGGCTGGTTGATGACGGGCTGGCTCCAGTGCGGCACCGCACTGTCCGGGCGTTCCACCCGCAGGCCTTCGATCGAGAAGAACCGCCCGCTGTCGTGGACGAGGTTCCCGGTCTCCGGGTCGGTGTGCCAGCCGACCAGTTCGTCGAGCGCGATCGGCTCCACCTCGGTGTGCAGGCGCTCGGCGCACGCCGCGAACCACCGGTGGAAGTCCGCCGTGGTCGTCAGCCCGCCGGCCCGGGCCGCTGCGGAGCGCGCCAGGCCTCTCACCCGCTGCTCGTCAACGGTCGTCGCAGCCAAAGGAGTTGTATTCATCCGGTCTCCTGCATCCAGTCATCGGCCAGGTGGGTGGTGGTGAGGCGGCGGCTCACTGTGCTGCGAGGGTGGTGGCACCCCGGGCGTCGTGGGCGTGGAGCCAGTCGACGGCGTCCATCAGGTCGTCCGCGGACATGTCGGCGAGCAACGCGTCGCGGGCCTGCGCCGCGCCGTCCGACGGGTGGTAGACCTCGCGGCCCATCCAGCGCGACACGTCCTGGACCCTGGCGGTGCGCTCCTGCCGCAGCGACGCGAACTCGCGCAGCTGCTCGGCGAGTCGGGCGGACGGACAGTCCCGCAGCAGATCGCCGAGCACCACCGCGTCCTCCAGGGCCATGCAGGCGCCCTGGGCGGCGTACTGGAGCATCGGGTGCGCCGCGTCCCCGAGGACCGCGGTGCGCCCGTCGGTCCAGGTCGTGGTGGCGTCGCGGTCGCACAGCACCCAGGTGCGCCAGTCGCGGCCCAGTTCCAGCAGGCGGCGGCCGGCGGGGTGCAGGCCGGGGAACCGGGCGAGCACCTGTTCCCGCTCCGTGGGCAGGCCGGCCACCGCTTCGCGGGCGCCGTCGTCCTGGGTGATGGCGAGGTTGAGTCGGCTGCCGCCGGCGATCGGATAGTGCACGAAGTGCCAGCCGGGGCCGACCCAGAGGGTGACCGTGTTCGAGCGGAGCTCGGCGGGCACCGCCGCCATGGGCACGACCGCGCGGTGGATCGTGTGGCCCGAGACCCGGGGCGGGCCGTCGCCCACCAGCTGGGCGCGGACGGCCGAGTGGAGGCCGTCCGCGCCGATCAGGGCGTCGGCGGTGCGGTCCGGACCCCGGGCGGTCAGGGCGCGCACCTGGTCCGGCCCGCCCTGGTAGCCGGTGACCTCCACCCCGGCGTGCAGGGTGATGCGTCGGTGCGCCTGGCAGGCGTCCAGGAGCGGCCGGTACAGGTCGCTGCGGTGGACGACGGCGTAGGGCAGGCCGAAGCGTGCCCGGTAGGCGTGGTCCAGCGACAGGACCGCCAGCGGAGCTCCGGAACGGCCCTCCAGGAGTCGCAGGGCGTCGACGTGGACGGCCGCGGCGCTGACCGGCTCCGCCAGGCCGAGCCGCGCCAGGGCGCGGAAGGCGTTGGGGGCGAGCTGGATGCCGGCGCCGAGTTCGGTGAACTCGCCCTTGCGTTCCAGGACTTCGACGGTGTGGCCGGCCTGGGCGAGGGCGAGGGCGGTCGCCAGTCCGCCGATTCCCCCGCCTGCTACGACGACATGTGGCACGTGAGTCCCCTGTGGTTCGTGCGGAAATGGTGGTGCGTCGGTTTCGGTCGGCGCGTGCGAGACGGATCGGACCGGTCAGCCGACGCCGACGGACCCGGTCAGATGGGTGGATCCGTCGGCCCGGCGCTCCGGTCGGGAGCCGGTCAGGTCGGCGACCAGGTCGGCCAGGACGGTCAGGCCGTCGCGGCTGAGCAGGGATTCGGCGTGGAACTGGAGCGACGCGAAGGCCGGCCCGCGCAGGCCGTGCACCTGGCCGGTACCGGGATCGCGGCAGACCGCGACGGGACCGGGGAGCGCGTCGTGGTGCAGCACGTCGTCGGCGGCGTGCAGGGCGAAGGTGTTGTAGAAGCCCACCAGGACCCGGCGGCCGAAGAAGTCGATCTCCTTCTGCACGCCCTGGTTGGGGCGGCTGCGCCGGACGACGGGCAGGTCGAGGAGGGTGCCCAGGACCTGGTGGCTGAGGCAGACGGCGAGGAAGGGGGTGCCGTCCGCCAGCAGCCGCGCGATGGTGCCGCGCAGGGTGGCGATGCGGGGGTCGCCGGTGTCGCACGGGTCGCCCGGGCCCGGTCCCATCACCACGAGGTCGTAGCCGTCGGCGGGGTGGTCCTGGTCGAAGCGGCGCACGTCGACCGTCAGCCCGAGGGCCCGCAACTGCTGGGCGATCATGCCGGTGAAGGTGTCCTCGGCATCGACGATCAGGGCCCGCTTGCCCTCCGCCACCCGGGGGTCCGGCGTCCGGGCCGGCCGGAGCGCCGGGTCGAGCCAGAACGCGGCCAGGCGGCTGTTGCGGGCGGTGAGGGCTTGGCGGACGCGCGGGTGGTCGTTGAGGTCGCCGGGCGCGGCGGTCTCGGGGCCGGTCGGCGCGGCGCCGAGGGCGCGGAGCATGCCGCGGGCCTTGGCATGGGTCTCGGCGGCCTCGGAGAGCGGGTCGGAGTCGCGCACCAGGGTGGCGCCGACGGCCAGTTCGAGGCGCCCGGCGGTGATGTCGGCGGTGCGCAGCAGGATGGCGGAGTCCAGGGACCGGCCGCCGTTGATGTCACGGCTGATCAGCGCGGCGGCGCCGCTGTAGTAGCCGCGTCCGCGCGGTTCGTGGCTGTGGATGACCCGGCAGGCGTTCTCCAGTGGGCTGCCGATCACGGTGGGGGCGAACATCGTCTCGCGCAGGATCTCCCGCACGTCGTGGGAGCTGTGGCCCTGGATCAGGTACTCGGTGTGTGCGAGGGTGGCCATCTGCTTGAGGTAGGGGCCCACGACCCGTCCGCCGCCCTCGCAGATCCGGGCCATCATCTTGAGTTCCTCGTCCACGACCATGTACAGCTCGCCGGCCTCCTTGGGGTCGGCGAGGAAGTCCAGCACGTCGGTCAGGGTGGGGCCCTGCGGCGGGTGGCGCAGGGTGCCGCTGATCGGGTTCATCACGACGGTCTGGTCGAAGAGACTGACGTGGCGCTCGGGGGTGGCACCGACGAGGGTGCGCGTCCCGGTGTGGACGAGGAAGGTCCAGTAGGCGCCGCGCTCGCCCCGCAGGAGCCGGCGGAACAGGCTCAGCGCGGTGCGGGTGGACCAGTTGTGGATGCGGGCGGTGAAGGCCCGCTTGATCACGAAGTTGGCTCCCGCCCCGGTGCCGATCTCCTCGGTGAGCACCCGCCGGACGATCGAGGCGTACTCGTCGTCGTCGATGTCGAAGCCCGGGTCGGTGAGTTCGGCGGGTTCGTCGGGCAGCAGCTCGAGGGCCCGGTCCAGCGGGCAGGTGTGCTGCTCCGCGACGGTCATGGCGAGCAGTGGGGTGCCGTCGTCGTGGCAGGCGAAGTCCCGTTCGCGTAACTGCCGGTAGGGCAACAGCACCAGGCTCTCGTGGCGCGGTCCGGATGGGCCCTGGTCGAGCGGCGGCAGCGGGACGTCGGCGATCCGCTGGACCTCGGTGATGTCGCCGGTGAGCAGTTCGACGCGGTGGCCGACCGCGTCGGGGCGGTGCAGCAGTGCGAAGGCGGGCGGGCAGGGGCCGAGGACGCGTTCGAGGAGCCCGGCGAATCCGCTCTGGTCGGGGACCATGGGTCAGACCTGCCCGACGAGTCCGGGCTGCCCGACGTGCTCCAGCAGCCGATCGGTGGTCATGACGACGGCGCAGCGGGCCGCCGCGTACTCCAGCGCCCAGTCGTGCCGTTCGGCGGAGAAGTCCGCGACGGCGTCCGCGACCAGGAACGTCTCGATGTCGTGGGTGAAGGCGTCGACGGCCGTCATCAGGCAGCCCACGTGGGCGTAGACGCCGCAGATGACGAGCTGGTCGCGCCCGGCGGCACGCAGGTGGTCGAGCAGGTCGTTGCCGTGGAAGGCGCTGTAGCGCCACTTGGTGAAGACCGTGGCGTCATCGTCGGGGGCCACGTCGTCGACGATCTGGCGGTCCTCCGGGCTGGTGCGCATGCCCGGGCCCCAGAAGTCCTTGAGCAGCCCGCGTTGCTGGTCGCTCATGCCGCCCGGCTGCGCGGTGTAGGTGACGGGCATGCCCAACTGCCGACATCGTTCGACCAGGCGTCGGCTGTTGTTCAGCAGGCCGGTGACGGGTTCGTGGCCGGCCGTGAAGGGCGCCACGAAGTAGCGCTGCATGTCGTGCACCAGCAGGGCGGCGCGGCGCGGGTCGGGGATCCACGGGGCGGTGTTGGCGGGCAGTGACCGCTCGGTGGGCAGGGGGTAGGGGGCGATGCCAGGGATGGCCATGGGGCGTCCTCCAGGAGGTGGGGCGGCCTGGCGCGGCCGCTGCGGGCGGGGTCGGCCGGGTGATCGCTAGCGGCCGAGCGCGGCACCGCCGTCGACGTACAGGTCGTGCAGGGTGATCTGGCCGGCCCGGTCGGAGAGCAGGAACGCGACGGCGTCGGCGATGTTCTGCGGGGTGGCGAAGCGGCCCAGCGGGATTCCCACGCGGTACTGCTCCGGCACGCCGTTGAGGGAGTCCGTCGGGCCGGACTCGTCGGTCCACAGGGAGCGCAGCATCGCGGTGTCGGTCGAGCCGGGGCACACCACGTTGCAGCGGATGCCGTGCTGCGCCAGCTCTAGGCCGAGGGCCTTGGTGTAGGCGGTGGCCGCGGCCTTGGAGGCCCCGTAGGCGGCCATGCCCATCCGGGGGACTCCGGCGGCGTTGGAGGCGACGGTGACGATCGCGCCGCGGATGCCGTGCCCGACCATGCGGTGCGCGACGGCCCCGGACACGCGGAAGACCCCGCCGGCGTTGACGGCGAAGGTGTGCTCCCAGTCCTCTTCGGTGAGCGACAGCGCCGAGCGGGACCGCAGCACGCCGGCGGTGTTGACCAGCAGCTCGATGGGACCGAGCTGCGTCTCGACGGCGGCGACGGTCTCCTCGACCGAGCTCGTGGAGGTCACGTCCGCGGCGAAGACCGTCACGGACAGACCCTCGGCGGCGACGTCGCGCCGCAGTTCCTCGAGGGCGTCTCCGCCCAGGTCCAAGGCGGCCACCTGGGCACCCGAACGGGCCAGGGTGCGCGCGACGCATCGGCCGATGCCTCCCGCGGCGCCCGTCACCAGCGCGACCTTGCCGGCGTGTTCCCTGTCCATGATCGTCTCCCATCGCGGGGCGGATACGGCTGCTGGTTGGTGGAGCGTGAGCGTCGGGCGGGCGGGGAGCGGACAACCCGACGGATCGGCGCCGGGGTGGGCCGCGGCGCGCGGTCGTGCTGCGGGGACGCTCGTCCAGGTGGTCAGGGCCGCGGGGCGGGAGCCGGTCGGCGGGTTCGCCCGCGGCGAACCCGATCATCCGGACGTGAATGCCGTGACCATGCCATAATTCCCTTGGTGACGGGCCCCGCGCCGAACGCCGGGATGCGTGGTCACCCGCCTGCGGGTGTCGTGCGGGCGGCCCGCCGTCCCCTGCCGTCCCGGTCGGCCGGGCCGTCGGGGTGGAGCGGCAGGTGGGGGCGGGGTGAGTTCGGGATTCCCGGCCGTGTCGGGCCGGTTGATTGTGTGGAATTCCTGTGGAATAGCTGGTGAATTCGCGTGGGCGCGGACGCCGGCGAAGTCCACAACGATTTGCAACTTATACAGCGTGATGTGCGATGGTCAAGAACTCAGATCGTCCCGATGTGTCCGTTTTATATCATATGGACGAATTGCCGGCGCAGGCTGTCGCGGGACGCTCCGAGGCCCTTCGGCTGGTGGGTTTACAAAGCCCGTCTAGAGGTATTAGGTTCGTGGCGGCACCACATCTGACCTCGCTACTGCCTGATGGGGGTACCGTATGCACGTGGAGTTACCGCCACCGTTAGGGTCCGGCGGGAAAGGGTCAGCAGGATCGCATCGCCGCATCGTCGTCACGGGCGGTGCCGGGTTCATCGGATCCCATTACGTACGGTTATTGCTTTCCGGAGCCGAGCAGCTCTCCGTGACAGTTCTGGACAAGCTCACGTACGCGGGAAATCAAGCCAATTTGGGTGACCTCGCCGCGGATCCGCGGCTGCGGTTCCGGCGGGGTGACATCTGCGACCCGGCCGTGGTGGACGAGGTCCTGCGGGACGCCGACGAGGTCGTGCACTTCGCGGCGGAGTCCCACGTGGACCGCTCCATCGAGGACGGCGGCGCCTTCGTGCGCACCAACGTGCTGGGCACCCAGACACTGCTGGACGCCGCGCTGCGCCACGACGTGAGCCGCTTCGTGCACGTGTCGACCGACGAGGTCTACGGGTCGATCGCGAGCGGGTCGTGGGACGAGTCGAGTCCACTGAGCCCGAACTCGCCCTACGCCGCCTCCAAGGCCTCCTCCGACCTGCTGGTCCTCGCCTACCAGCGCACCCACGGGCTCAACGCCAGCATCACCCGCTGCTCCAACAACTACGGGCCGATGCAGCACCCGGAGAAGGTCATCCCGCTCTTCGTCACCCGCACCATCGACGGCCTGACCGTGCCGCTGTACGGCGACGGGCGCAACGTGCGCGACTGGCTGCACGTGACGGACCACTGCCGGGGCATCGAGCTGGTGCGCACCCGGGGACGGGCCGGCGAGGTCTACAAC from Kitasatospora cathayae includes:
- a CDS encoding alpha-ketoacid dehydrogenase subunit beta, which gives rise to MRKLTYGQAISEATVQCMLQDDRIFVAGEGVDDVNGTFGTTKEAFARFGAGRVIDMPNAENATAGFAIGAAAAGFRPLLVHIRADFMFLALDPLVNLAAKWRYTYGGDKGGVPVVTRGVVGRGWGQGATHSQSPHATFAHYPGLHVATPASPADAKGLLVQALTGDTPVVLIENRNLYSLTGEVPTEAVPIPFGVGRIARPGQDVTVVAASLMVHEAERAAEQLALRGISVEVVDVRSLRPLDDDIICSSVAKTGRLVVADTSWSRYGFAAEVAAVVAENVPQALLAPVRRITLPDSPAPVSQPLEEAYHPSADAIADACLAVCGEARGDLPGLVDVAAGFQGPF
- a CDS encoding thiamine pyrophosphate-dependent dehydrogenase E1 component subunit alpha, whose translation is MEETLADYYRDEQEIRTPVHFSIGQEASAVGVCAATTPQDWVYTSHRSHAPYLAKGGDLDALVAELYGRQDGCAHGRGGSMHVIDQAAGFAGSAAILGEMIPVAVGTAWAFARNGEARVALTYFGDGATEEGVFAESLNFAAVHKTPVVFVCENNLYSACSPLSARQPAGTSITGRSEAAGVPSELVDGNDVFAVHAAAQRAVAHAREGHGPFLLELSTYRWRAHVGPDWDHDYGYRSKEEIDEWTAQCPIVRATAALRAEEPDIDAAVADWRTRFEREIHQSVDRAKALPFPSVDGLLDGAYLPLAR
- a CDS encoding cytochrome P450, which translates into the protein MLLTDPGLGRRIQLQQGLVWLAAAQGDPCAALLRGLDTDPREYWRRLTERPLGRSATGAWVTARHAVASRAAAEPALCERPLLDGFGPSAADGAPQDQVPADGGDDPVFDVEQAWRRALAAVPAATGGDGGWDVVAVARAAAVEALALAWGLDADGRLELSAAVELTDGLLDASCYPQNLADTRRIARGVTALRALPAVGGSEERLLLAAVGVRMATDLVVNTLVRYPEATPRQDLEALWERLRAEPGGAARAVAETLRWAGPVQLRTLVAQAPCELAGQRIEPGEEVVILLGAANRDAEAFTDPDRYDPDRFAAAAPDRSDPVEAARAAQVVLPGAPSTRVLSFAAASAREGLSRLAVLRPRPNGTEAPARRAAAPVSRSLLAFAARTPLS
- a CDS encoding activator-dependent family glycosyltransferase — its product is MKILFVSMPHPTHFHPMVSLAWALRSAGHEVRVAGHPDLTDTATGAGLTMVPAGKPGWYRDDPYEPDLYGQLMGRGASDFLRTFDWSWTDERAWSWEGLLGQEKILVSALLAGISNDPFLDDVMDYARHWQPDLVIWEQLTMGGAVVAEALGIPHARFLYGLDFLGRAREEFLRLYQQRHPDQREDPTREWLEEAVGRFGGTWSERLRVGGFTIATTVPGTELEVGFDTIGMRYVPYNGRCVVPEWLREPTDRRRVCLTLGTSNEIENTGTTVGEILRGLADLDVEVVVTLGAEEAAKMGELPANARPVGFVPLHDLLPTCQAIVHHGGFGSRLTSAYHGVPQLILGHGYDTMLAGQRQEKLGGGLCLPADSATPQEIRDCVARLVDDPALAAGAALIRADLLAQPSPAEVVPMLERVVAEWGR
- a CDS encoding dTDP-4-dehydrorhamnose 3,5-epimerase family protein, whose product is MTVDQHGTAATAEAPGAARPGGAGVRELGVAGAFEFTPTVFPDDRGLFVDSFRLAAFEEAVGHPFPVVQTSQSRSRRGVVRGVHYTATPPGMAKFVHCTGGRALDFVVDLRVGSPTFGSWDSVVLGGEELRSVYVPVGVGHAFVALEDATTMVYLMSGGYVPANELAVSPLDPDLALPYDQGVAPVLSERDRAAPTLAQAVRLGLLPDYRTSLELDEAL
- a CDS encoding NDP-hexose 2,3-dehydratase family protein, which codes for MNTTPLAATTVDEQRVRGLARSAAARAGGLTTTADFHRWFAACAERLHTEVEPIALDELVGWHTDPETGNLVHDSGRFFSIEGLRVERPDSAVPHWSQPVINQPETGILGILMSEFDGVPHFLMQAKVEPGNCDGPQLSPTVQATRSNFTRAHRGRDVPYVEYFRDAARHTLLADVRQSEQGAWFYRKRNRNMIVEVREPVAVREGFTWLTLGQLHELLAVDDLVNMDSRAALACLPLAGPGTETVGSPGDAFGSALLRSCAAGPDEGRHTGAEIAHWVTEARSTTDLRARLVPLRQVDEWQSAEGRISHRTGAFFDVMGVRVRARGREVDEWTQPLIAATGPGVIAFLVREIDGVLHVLVQARAEAGHNDVIELAPTVQCTPQNYAHLPAEARPRFLDEVLGADPRRVRFDTTLSEEGGRFYHTRNRYLIVEAEPDWSAEHPDHRWLTVRQLTELLRHSYYLNVEARGLLACLRSLLAAPAAG